In Micromonospora purpureochromogenes, a single window of DNA contains:
- the alr gene encoding alanine racemase produces MINESAPLAEAVIDLAAIADNIRTIRAIARTGLMAVVKADGFGHGAVPVARAALGAGADRLGVTSATEAVALRSAGIDAPVLSWLHRPDEDFTRLIAADVDIAVSTLTHLRAIADAATDLGVPAAVQLKADVGLSRNGASGDEWPELVAWARKHEAEGSVRVRGVWSHLTNADVPGCPSIARQLSTFQEALRIARDAGLDPEVVHLANSAAALAAPETRFNLCRIGLAMYGVDPFGATGPRRYGLRPAMTLRSRVINLKRVPAGTGVSYGPDHVTDRPTTLALLPLGYADGLSRSAEGRASVWLAGRRCPIVGRIAMDQCVVDVGDLPVALGDPVVVFGPGAERGSPDRAEPTAAEWARWAGTNPHEVLTGIGARVARVHLHGKAATS; encoded by the coding sequence GTGATCAACGAGAGTGCCCCGCTGGCCGAGGCCGTGATCGATCTTGCGGCGATCGCGGACAACATCCGGACGATCAGGGCCATCGCACGTACCGGGCTGATGGCCGTGGTGAAGGCCGACGGCTTCGGGCACGGCGCGGTGCCGGTGGCGCGGGCCGCGTTGGGCGCCGGCGCCGACCGGCTGGGCGTGACCTCGGCGACGGAGGCGGTGGCACTGCGATCGGCGGGCATCGACGCGCCCGTCCTGAGCTGGCTGCACCGGCCGGACGAGGACTTCACCCGCCTGATCGCCGCGGACGTCGACATCGCGGTGTCGACCCTGACCCATCTGCGCGCGATCGCCGACGCGGCCACGGATCTCGGTGTGCCCGCCGCGGTCCAGCTCAAGGCGGACGTCGGTCTGTCCCGCAACGGTGCCAGCGGCGACGAATGGCCCGAGCTGGTCGCCTGGGCTCGCAAGCACGAGGCGGAGGGCAGCGTCCGGGTACGCGGGGTGTGGTCCCACCTGACGAACGCCGACGTGCCGGGCTGCCCGAGCATCGCGCGGCAGCTGTCAACGTTCCAGGAGGCGCTGCGGATCGCCCGGGATGCCGGGCTCGACCCTGAAGTGGTGCATCTGGCCAATTCGGCGGCGGCACTGGCCGCTCCGGAGACCCGGTTCAATCTCTGCCGGATCGGCCTGGCCATGTACGGCGTCGACCCGTTCGGCGCGACCGGACCCCGCCGCTACGGCCTGCGACCCGCCATGACCCTGCGGTCAAGGGTGATCAACCTGAAGCGCGTGCCCGCCGGTACCGGCGTCTCCTACGGCCCCGATCATGTGACCGATCGGCCGACCACGCTCGCCCTGCTGCCGCTGGGGTACGCCGACGGCCTGTCGCGCAGCGCCGAGGGCCGCGCGTCGGTCTGGCTCGCCGGTCGGCGCTGCCCGATCGTCGGCCGCATCGCCATGGATCAGTGCGTCGTCGATGTCGGCGACCTGCCGGTGGCGCTCGGCGATCCGGTGGTCGTCTTCGGTCCCGGTGCCGAGCGCGGCTCGCCCGACCGGGCCGAGCCGACGGCCGCCGAGTGGGCGCGGTGGGCCGGCACCAACCCGCACGAAGTCCTGACCGGAATCGGCGCGCGAGTGGCGCGCGTACACCTCCACGGGAAAGCGGCAACATCATGA
- a CDS encoding FIMAH domain-containing protein, translating into MSAPRDHHSADVAPPTSVLPVVRPTGSRHRALDDGRRPMWLAVAGATVALLVATLVVALTGDEDSHPATGPTAAIGTSAPAAPTEPLADEVSPTPADSPSPSSPAPRRAADPAELAAGLRATVDGLVQQRQLRRGDGNELRKRLQEVAEKIAGGEPDKAREKLREFAEKLVNLRREDKLTARGYDVLVAGATQLAQALPAR; encoded by the coding sequence GTGTCCGCCCCCCGTGACCATCACAGCGCCGACGTGGCGCCGCCGACCAGCGTGTTGCCGGTGGTCCGGCCGACCGGCAGCCGCCACCGCGCCCTGGACGATGGACGCCGGCCGATGTGGCTGGCGGTCGCGGGAGCCACCGTCGCACTGCTGGTTGCCACGCTCGTGGTGGCCCTCACCGGCGATGAGGATTCCCACCCCGCGACGGGCCCCACCGCGGCGATCGGCACGTCCGCCCCCGCCGCGCCCACCGAACCCCTGGCCGACGAGGTCTCGCCCACGCCCGCCGACTCCCCGTCCCCGTCGTCGCCCGCCCCGCGGCGGGCAGCCGATCCGGCCGAACTCGCGGCGGGGCTGCGGGCCACCGTGGACGGGCTCGTCCAGCAACGGCAGCTCCGCCGCGGTGACGGCAACGAGCTGCGGAAGCGGTTGCAGGAGGTGGCGGAGAAGATCGCCGGCGGCGAGCCGGACAAGGCGCGGGAGAAACTGCGCGAGTTCGCCGAGAAGCTGGTCAACCTGCGCCGGGAGGACAAACTGACCGCGCGTGGATACGACGTGCTCGTCGCCGGGGCCACGCAGCTCGCCCAGGCGCTGCCCGCCCGCTGA
- a CDS encoding ABC transporter permease: MTALSTVDRPTGDDTISRGPVRRLSSWLHRHRGIRLAGLLSAPLFWLLVAYLGSLAVLFVSAFWTVNSFTGDLVRQPTLANFRTILTEEVYRTVALRSLGVAAAVTVIDVLIALPMAFFMAKVASPRSRRLLVIAILTPLWASYLVKAYAWRVMLANGGPVDWLFGGPGNGPGYGLPAIVLVLSYLWLPYMILPIYAGLERLPDSLLEASADLGGRAGRTFRSVVLPMIVPSVIAGTIFTFSLSLGDYITVQIVGGKTQLIGNLVYANIGAANNLPFSAALATIPVLIMVVYLFAVRRSGALEEL; this comes from the coding sequence GTGACAGCCCTCTCCACCGTGGACCGGCCCACGGGCGATGACACCATCTCCCGTGGGCCGGTCCGCCGGCTCTCGTCCTGGCTGCACCGCCACCGCGGCATCCGCCTCGCGGGGCTGCTCTCGGCGCCGCTGTTCTGGCTGCTCGTGGCGTACCTCGGCTCGCTGGCCGTGCTCTTCGTCTCGGCGTTCTGGACGGTCAACAGCTTCACCGGCGACCTGGTCCGCCAGCCCACGCTCGCGAACTTCCGCACCATCCTCACCGAAGAGGTCTATCGCACCGTCGCCCTGCGCAGCCTCGGCGTCGCCGCCGCGGTCACCGTCATCGACGTGCTCATCGCGCTGCCGATGGCGTTCTTCATGGCAAAGGTCGCCTCACCACGTAGCCGCCGGCTCCTGGTCATCGCGATCCTCACCCCGCTGTGGGCGAGCTACCTGGTCAAGGCGTACGCCTGGCGGGTGATGCTCGCCAACGGCGGCCCGGTGGACTGGCTCTTCGGCGGCCCCGGCAACGGGCCCGGCTACGGCCTGCCCGCGATCGTCCTGGTGCTGAGCTACCTGTGGCTGCCGTACATGATCCTGCCCATCTACGCGGGGCTGGAACGGCTGCCCGACTCGCTGCTGGAGGCGTCGGCGGACCTCGGTGGCCGGGCCGGGCGCACCTTCCGCTCGGTGGTGCTGCCGATGATCGTGCCGTCGGTCATCGCCGGCACGATCTTCACGTTCTCCCTGTCGCTGGGTGACTACATCACCGTGCAGATCGTGGGCGGCAAGACCCAGCTCATCGGCAACCTCGTGTACGCCAACATCGGCGCGGCGAACAACCTGCCGTTCTCGGCGGCGCTCGCCACGATCCCCGTACTCATCATGGTCGTCTATCTGTTCGCGGTGCGCCGGTCCGGCGCGTTGGAGGAGCTGTGA
- a CDS encoding response regulator transcription factor, producing MSARILVAEDDPKQANLVRVYLEREGHSVLLVGDGRAALEQCRARRPDLVVLDVMMPVVDGLDVCRILRAESDIPILLLTARTTEEDMLLGLDLGADDYLTKPYSPRELAARVRALLRRARVVSADNRAVLRVGDLEVDAGRFEVRVGGRPVALTAKEFGILEVLAGEPGRAFTRAQIIDRAFGFDRFVLERTVDAHVMNLRRKIEDDVAEPRYVQTVYGRGYRLAEPEPEPTATPTPEGITGASR from the coding sequence ATGAGCGCGCGGATCCTGGTCGCCGAGGACGACCCCAAGCAGGCCAACCTGGTACGGGTCTACCTCGAACGCGAGGGGCACAGCGTGCTGCTGGTCGGCGACGGGCGGGCCGCGCTGGAGCAGTGCCGGGCCCGCCGGCCGGACCTGGTGGTCCTCGACGTGATGATGCCGGTCGTCGACGGCCTCGACGTGTGTCGGATCCTGCGCGCCGAATCGGACATCCCGATCCTGCTGCTGACCGCCCGTACCACCGAGGAAGACATGCTGCTGGGCCTGGACCTCGGCGCCGACGACTACCTCACCAAGCCGTACAGCCCGCGGGAGCTGGCCGCCCGGGTACGGGCGCTGCTGCGCCGGGCCAGGGTGGTGAGCGCCGACAACCGGGCGGTGCTGCGCGTCGGCGACCTCGAGGTGGACGCCGGCCGGTTCGAGGTACGCGTCGGCGGCCGGCCGGTCGCCCTGACGGCCAAGGAGTTCGGCATCCTCGAGGTGCTCGCCGGCGAGCCCGGTCGGGCGTTCACCCGGGCGCAGATCATCGACCGGGCCTTCGGATTCGATCGTTTCGTGCTCGAACGCACCGTCGACGCGCACGTGATGAACCTCCGCCGCAAGATCGAGGACGACGTTGCCGAGCCGCGGTACGTGCAGACCGTCTACGGCCGCGGCTACCGGCTCGCCGAACCGGAGCCGGAACCGACGGCGACGCCGACGCCCGAGGGCATCACCGGAGCGAGCCGGTGA
- a CDS encoding serine/threonine-protein kinase, producing MDAGSLLDGRYRLLDRLGAGGMSVIWRAHDEVLGRDVAVKLLSPELAADPQLLHRIRAEARSAARLRHPNIVEVYDYGEDADGDGPPVPYVVMEVVEGRSLAQLLTAGPLPWRVAVLVCAQVAAALAAAHRRGIVHRDIKPGNVMVAGVGVKLVDFGISATSGDPDGLSEGLLGTPAYLAPERLEQGAVRPAADVYALGLLLYRTLAGRLPWQASTTTQMLTAHRYQEPAALPDLTDLPAEIGDLCRRCLAKDPADRPPATEAASVLGAVAGLPPTTLLVSDPADGVAGTAEPTPTRTWLPSLGPVATGLAASPVLARWRLLPAPPRAAVAGAAAVTLLASAAAAAVALSHGSSSDGTAAQARTPAAIVGIGQRPPECSVRYALNRAVNGRSSTRVSITNTGAIPINNARLAFNLHDQQRLVQGSPGTWRQSGGTVQARIGDLPPRRTVTAAISVTYRDATSLPDQFQLNDTPCRSTLTVAGQTSRTAPRSKDKEDEEEKKADRKGEEDKKGEEEKGGEDDKEGDN from the coding sequence ATGGACGCCGGGTCGCTGCTGGACGGTCGCTACCGGCTGCTGGACCGGCTGGGGGCCGGCGGCATGTCGGTGATCTGGCGTGCCCACGACGAGGTGCTCGGCCGGGACGTGGCGGTGAAGCTGCTCTCCCCGGAGTTGGCGGCCGACCCTCAGCTGCTGCACCGGATCCGCGCGGAGGCGCGCTCCGCCGCCCGGCTGCGCCACCCGAACATCGTCGAGGTGTACGACTACGGCGAGGACGCCGACGGCGACGGCCCGCCGGTGCCCTACGTGGTCATGGAGGTCGTCGAGGGCCGCTCCCTGGCCCAGCTGCTCACCGCCGGCCCGCTGCCCTGGCGGGTGGCGGTCCTGGTCTGCGCGCAGGTCGCCGCGGCGCTGGCCGCCGCCCACCGCCGCGGAATCGTGCACCGGGACATCAAACCCGGCAACGTGATGGTCGCCGGCGTTGGAGTCAAACTGGTGGACTTCGGCATCTCGGCCACCTCCGGCGACCCCGACGGGCTGAGCGAAGGGCTGCTGGGCACCCCGGCGTACCTGGCTCCCGAGCGGCTGGAACAGGGGGCCGTACGCCCCGCCGCCGACGTGTACGCCCTCGGGCTGCTGCTCTACCGAACCCTGGCCGGCCGACTGCCGTGGCAGGCGTCCACCACCACCCAGATGCTCACCGCCCACCGCTACCAGGAACCAGCCGCGCTGCCCGACCTCACCGACCTACCCGCGGAGATCGGTGACCTGTGCCGGCGGTGCCTGGCCAAGGACCCGGCCGACCGCCCACCGGCCACCGAAGCCGCCTCGGTCCTGGGCGCTGTCGCCGGCCTACCCCCAACCACACTCCTGGTCTCCGACCCCGCCGACGGCGTGGCCGGCACCGCCGAGCCCACGCCCACCCGTACCTGGCTGCCGTCCCTCGGCCCGGTCGCCACCGGCCTCGCCGCTTCCCCGGTCCTCGCGCGGTGGCGCCTGCTCCCCGCGCCGCCGCGAGCCGCCGTCGCCGGGGCCGCGGCCGTGACGCTGCTGGCCTCCGCAGCTGCTGCTGCTGTCGCCCTGTCCCACGGGTCATCCAGCGACGGCACCGCGGCCCAGGCCCGCACGCCGGCCGCCATCGTCGGCATCGGCCAACGCCCGCCAGAATGCAGCGTCCGATACGCCCTCAACCGTGCCGTCAACGGCCGATCCTCGACCAGGGTCAGCATCACCAACACCGGTGCCATACCGATCAACAACGCCCGGCTGGCCTTCAACCTCCACGACCAGCAGCGCCTCGTGCAGGGCTCGCCCGGCACGTGGCGGCAGAGCGGCGGCACTGTTCAGGCACGGATTGGTGACCTGCCGCCCCGCAGGACCGTCACCGCCGCCATCTCGGTCACCTACCGCGACGCCACCTCCCTACCCGACCAGTTCCAGCTGAACGACACACCCTGCCGCAGCACCCTCACCGTCGCCGGCCAGACCAGCCGGACCGCCCCCCGCTCCAAAGACAAGGAGGACGAGGAA
- a CDS encoding sensor histidine kinase: MSFRLRVLWLVILVAVSATAATAWLTLRQASQQINDSATTDRAQLDEVVGRLTTYGSRHGTWEGVPDLVRDLRAQTGQRIHLVADTGQVIVDTDTQEDRTARPLGTMVGVVDPRPVLNLAALSAEPASRQKGVASAIAGYRTGVLFAACLTRESVPVVASPTSTGVPQFDADLSTADVRDRPGVAEIVDGCADVAAEPGRHLADAASVQVCGTSTVGALDSCLAQAFTNDIGDVAPVPARVYLGARGDPASVLTAGPLLSAAAGVAAVAVVGTVLLSRRVLRPIDTLTAAAQRLGRGDLTGRVPVRGNDELAELARSFNRMADSLQRGEERQRRMVADVAHELRTPLANLRGYLEALSDGVIAPDQELYASLLEEAVLQQRIVDDLQDLALAEAGRLAYHRVTVDLAELLETCRTAHHARAELTGVSLSVAAEPVAVHADPDRLRQVVGNLVTNALRATAAGGSVRLVASRTDTQAIVQVVDTGSGIAADALPHVFDRFWRADAARGRRTGGSGLGLAIARQIVTDHQGTITVASEAGVGTTFTITLPRAD; this comes from the coding sequence GTGAGTTTTCGGCTACGGGTGCTCTGGCTGGTCATCCTCGTCGCGGTGAGCGCCACCGCGGCGACCGCCTGGCTGACCCTGCGGCAGGCCTCGCAACAGATCAACGACTCGGCCACCACCGACCGGGCGCAACTCGATGAGGTCGTCGGCCGACTCACGACGTACGGCAGCCGGCACGGCACCTGGGAGGGTGTGCCCGACCTGGTGCGGGACCTGCGGGCCCAGACCGGTCAGCGGATCCACCTGGTCGCCGACACGGGCCAGGTGATCGTGGACACGGACACCCAGGAGGACCGCACCGCCCGGCCGCTCGGCACGATGGTCGGGGTCGTCGATCCGCGGCCGGTTCTGAATCTGGCCGCACTGTCGGCGGAGCCGGCGAGCCGGCAGAAGGGTGTGGCCAGTGCGATCGCCGGCTACCGCACCGGCGTGCTGTTCGCGGCCTGCCTGACACGGGAATCCGTCCCCGTTGTCGCTTCACCCACCAGCACGGGGGTTCCGCAGTTCGACGCCGACCTGAGCACGGCCGACGTGCGCGACCGCCCTGGTGTCGCTGAGATCGTCGACGGCTGCGCCGACGTCGCGGCAGAGCCGGGCCGGCACCTGGCAGACGCTGCCTCGGTGCAGGTGTGCGGCACCTCGACGGTGGGAGCACTGGATTCCTGCCTGGCCCAGGCCTTCACCAACGACATCGGTGACGTCGCGCCGGTACCCGCCCGGGTCTATCTCGGTGCTCGCGGCGATCCGGCGTCCGTGTTGACCGCCGGTCCACTGCTCTCAGCGGCAGCGGGCGTTGCGGCGGTCGCGGTCGTCGGCACCGTGCTGCTGAGCCGGCGGGTGCTGCGCCCCATCGACACGCTCACCGCGGCCGCTCAGCGGCTCGGCCGGGGCGACCTCACCGGGCGGGTTCCGGTGCGGGGCAACGACGAGTTGGCGGAGTTGGCCCGGTCGTTCAACCGGATGGCCGACTCCCTGCAGCGCGGGGAGGAGCGGCAACGCCGGATGGTCGCCGACGTCGCACATGAACTGCGCACCCCGCTGGCAAACCTGCGCGGCTATCTCGAGGCGCTCTCCGACGGGGTGATCGCGCCGGATCAGGAGCTCTATGCCTCGCTGCTCGAAGAGGCGGTGCTGCAGCAGCGCATCGTCGACGACCTGCAGGACCTGGCCCTGGCGGAGGCCGGCCGCCTGGCGTACCACCGGGTCACGGTGGATCTGGCCGAACTCCTGGAGACCTGCCGCACCGCCCACCACGCCCGGGCGGAGTTGACCGGGGTGTCGTTGAGCGTGGCGGCCGAGCCGGTTGCGGTACACGCCGATCCCGACCGGCTCCGCCAGGTGGTGGGCAATCTCGTCACCAACGCACTACGGGCGACCGCTGCCGGCGGCAGCGTCCGGCTGGTCGCGAGCCGCACCGACACGCAGGCGATCGTCCAGGTCGTCGACACCGGCTCGGGAATCGCGGCGGACGCGCTGCCGCATGTGTTCGACCGGTTCTGGCGGGCCGACGCCGCGCGGGGCCGCCGTACCGGGGGCAGTGGCCTCGGCCTCGCCATCGCCCGGCAGATCGTCACCGATCACCAGGGCACCATCACGGTCGCGAGTGAGGCCGGCGTCGGGACGACATTCACCATCACGCTTCCCCGCGCCGACTAG
- a CDS encoding M15 family metallopeptidase, producing the protein MILLSDRRISAIPLGDNGEALVDVRQVPDLRVDDRLADEAGAYAHLREATVQRLLAAQRTLPGGLRLLVIEGYRPLSLQTTYFESYQDELRRRYPEWDSTRRHVEASKYISPPEVAPHSTGGTVDLTLCTADGLELDLGTIVNASPVDSANACFTGSPDIPPQARTNRGILGQALSSAGMVNYPTEWWHWSFGDRYWALSTGAARTRYGPVDLP; encoded by the coding sequence ATGATCCTGCTGTCTGATCGGCGAATCTCGGCCATCCCGCTCGGCGACAACGGGGAGGCCCTGGTCGACGTACGTCAGGTCCCGGACCTTCGGGTGGACGACCGGCTGGCCGACGAGGCCGGCGCGTACGCGCACCTGCGCGAGGCGACGGTGCAGCGTCTGCTCGCCGCCCAGCGGACCCTGCCCGGAGGGCTGCGGCTGCTCGTCATCGAGGGGTACCGGCCGCTCAGCCTGCAGACGACCTACTTCGAGAGCTACCAGGATGAACTGCGCCGCAGGTACCCGGAGTGGGACTCGACGCGCCGGCACGTGGAGGCCAGCAAGTACATCTCGCCGCCCGAGGTGGCTCCGCACAGTACCGGCGGGACGGTCGACCTGACGCTCTGTACGGCCGATGGGCTCGAGCTGGACCTGGGCACGATCGTCAACGCCAGCCCGGTGGACAGCGCCAACGCCTGCTTCACCGGATCACCCGACATCCCCCCGCAGGCCCGCACCAACCGCGGCATCCTGGGCCAGGCGCTGTCGTCTGCCGGCATGGTCAACTACCCGACCGAATGGTGGCACTGGTCGTTCGGCGACCGCTACTGGGCGCTCAGCACCGGGGCCGCCCGGACCAGGTACGGGCCGGTGGATCTGCCGTGA
- a CDS encoding ABC transporter permease, protein MTLSRGGRWLLRAAMALGLAFVYVPLAIVLVNSFNSDRTFAWPPPRWTTDWWVRAWENAGAREALWTSVKAGLGATAVALLLGSLVAFAVQRYRFFGRDAVSLLVVLPIALPGIVTGIALDTAFRSLIEPLGVGKGLFSVVVGHATFCVVVVFNNVLARLRRLGGNLEDASADLGADTFQTFRYVTFPLLRSALFAGGLLAFALSFDEIIVTTFTAGPGVQTLPIWIFNNLFRPNQAPVINVVAAVLIVLSIVPIYLAQRVSDTAAGGRL, encoded by the coding sequence GTGACGCTGTCGCGCGGAGGGCGCTGGCTGCTGCGCGCCGCCATGGCGCTGGGCCTGGCCTTCGTCTACGTGCCGCTGGCCATCGTGCTGGTCAACTCGTTCAACTCCGACCGCACCTTCGCCTGGCCGCCGCCGCGCTGGACCACCGACTGGTGGGTACGGGCATGGGAGAACGCGGGCGCGCGCGAGGCGCTGTGGACCTCGGTGAAAGCCGGGTTGGGCGCCACCGCCGTCGCGCTGCTGCTCGGCAGCCTGGTCGCCTTCGCGGTACAGCGCTACCGGTTCTTCGGGCGCGACGCCGTGTCGCTGCTCGTGGTGCTGCCGATCGCGCTGCCCGGCATCGTCACCGGGATCGCGCTGGACACCGCCTTCCGCTCGCTGATCGAGCCGCTGGGAGTGGGCAAGGGGTTGTTCTCGGTGGTCGTCGGGCACGCGACGTTCTGCGTGGTGGTGGTCTTCAACAACGTGCTGGCCCGGCTGCGCCGGCTCGGCGGCAACCTGGAGGATGCGAGCGCGGACCTCGGCGCGGACACCTTCCAGACCTTCCGCTACGTCACGTTCCCGCTGCTGCGATCGGCGCTGTTCGCCGGCGGGCTGCTGGCCTTCGCGCTCTCCTTCGACGAGATCATCGTGACGACCTTCACGGCCGGCCCGGGCGTGCAGACCCTGCCCATCTGGATCTTCAACAATCTGTTCCGGCCGAACCAGGCGCCGGTCATCAACGTCGTCGCGGCCGTGCTGATCGTGCTCTCCATCGTGCCGATCTATCTTGCCCAACGTGTCTCCGACACCGCTGCCGGCGGTCGCCTCTGA
- a CDS encoding D-alanine--D-alanine ligase family protein has protein sequence MTVRLAVLFGGRSGEHDVSRRSAESILAHLDPAAYQVTEVLIERDGQWRVNGDRATFAQALRTLGDQDVVFPALHGPYGEDGTVQSMLEWLGVAFVGNGVFASAAGMDKPVTKKLLAADGLRVADGVTLRPDEDLSSRDQERLGLPVFVKPARAGSSLGVSKVEQWAQLPAALRLARESDAKVLVERAVRGREIDVGVLQHPDGRVEAGPPLEIRVANAAFFDYDAKYDGGAAFHIPAQLDPGTTRLLQDRAVQAFHALGCSGLLRVDFFLPDPDADHGTGWTGDHREPVINEVNTFPGFTAASQYPQIWQRAGVGYSALLDILIQGALHRHDTASRCPSPC, from the coding sequence ATGACTGTTCGTTTGGCGGTGCTCTTCGGCGGGCGCAGCGGGGAGCACGACGTCTCCCGGCGCTCGGCGGAGAGCATCCTGGCCCACCTCGACCCCGCCGCCTACCAGGTGACCGAGGTGCTGATCGAGCGGGACGGCCAATGGCGGGTGAACGGCGACCGGGCCACGTTCGCGCAGGCGCTGCGGACCCTCGGCGACCAGGACGTGGTGTTCCCGGCGCTGCACGGCCCGTACGGTGAGGACGGCACAGTCCAGTCGATGCTGGAGTGGCTCGGCGTCGCGTTTGTCGGAAACGGTGTCTTCGCCAGCGCCGCGGGGATGGACAAGCCGGTCACGAAGAAACTCCTCGCCGCCGACGGCCTGCGCGTGGCCGACGGGGTGACGCTGCGCCCCGACGAGGACCTGTCGTCGCGGGATCAGGAGCGGCTGGGGCTGCCCGTCTTCGTCAAACCGGCCCGGGCCGGCTCCAGCCTGGGAGTCTCCAAGGTCGAACAATGGGCGCAACTGCCCGCCGCCCTGCGGCTCGCGCGCGAGAGCGACGCGAAGGTTCTCGTCGAACGCGCCGTGCGCGGGCGCGAGATCGACGTCGGCGTCCTTCAGCACCCCGACGGTCGCGTCGAGGCCGGGCCGCCGCTGGAGATCCGGGTGGCGAACGCCGCCTTCTTCGACTACGACGCCAAGTACGACGGCGGTGCCGCCTTCCACATTCCGGCCCAGCTCGACCCCGGCACCACGCGACTACTGCAGGACCGGGCCGTGCAGGCGTTCCATGCCCTCGGCTGCAGTGGGCTGCTCCGCGTCGACTTCTTCCTCCCGGATCCGGACGCCGATCACGGCACAGGGTGGACCGGAGACCACCGGGAGCCGGTGATCAACGAGGTCAACACCTTCCCCGGATTCACCGCCGCCTCGCAGTACCCGCAGATCTGGCAGCGCGCCGGCGTCGGCTACTCCGCACTGCTCGACATCCTCATCCAGGGCGCACTGCACCGACACGACACCGCCTCCCGCTGCCCGAGTCCCTGCTGA
- a CDS encoding UDP-N-acetylglucosamine--N-acetylmuramyl-(pentapeptide) pyrophosphoryl-undecaprenol N-acetylglucosamine transferase produces MAVYTAEHLRNLRMVVTGGGTGGHTYPALTTIRTLRDRLAAAGTAPDVRWVGVAHGLEASIARQEGIPFTAITTGKLRRSPNLREWGRNVADAFRVPLGIFQAIMIVVRTRPEVVFSTGGYVSVPIGIAAWMTRRPLVMHEQILTLGLANRILARLADRVLLSHGSSIDHLPARARTRAVVTGNPVRPEILTGNPDRALAAYHLDPRLPLVYVTGGAQGAVQVNNLIADILPGLLQKCQVLHQCGDYSLDRMRQVAAALPEHLRSRYRVVDYVHGELPDVLSAADIVVARSGAGTVAELTALGKACVFIPLIPTGGDEQRRTARHLAEAGAARMLAGPDASANRLYEEIMVLLDHPQRRQELANAARQHGRPHAATAVASAIIDAAGRYRS; encoded by the coding sequence ATGGCCGTCTACACCGCGGAACATCTCCGTAATCTCCGCATGGTCGTCACGGGCGGGGGAACGGGCGGGCACACCTACCCGGCGCTGACCACGATCCGTACGCTCCGCGACCGGCTGGCGGCAGCCGGCACCGCACCGGACGTCCGCTGGGTGGGCGTCGCCCACGGACTGGAGGCCAGCATCGCCCGGCAGGAGGGCATTCCCTTCACGGCGATCACCACCGGCAAACTGCGCCGCTCGCCGAACCTGCGGGAGTGGGGCCGCAACGTCGCCGACGCCTTCCGCGTGCCGCTCGGCATCTTCCAGGCCATCATGATCGTGGTGCGCACCCGGCCCGAGGTGGTCTTCTCCACCGGCGGATACGTCTCCGTCCCGATCGGGATCGCCGCCTGGATGACCCGCCGCCCGCTGGTCATGCACGAGCAGATCCTCACGCTCGGGCTGGCGAACCGGATCCTCGCCCGCCTCGCCGATCGAGTCCTGCTCAGTCACGGGTCCTCCATCGACCATCTGCCCGCCCGAGCGAGAACCCGCGCGGTGGTCACCGGCAACCCGGTCCGACCCGAGATCCTCACGGGCAACCCCGACCGGGCGCTCGCCGCGTACCACCTGGATCCGCGCCTGCCGCTGGTGTACGTCACCGGCGGCGCCCAGGGCGCCGTCCAGGTCAACAACCTGATCGCCGACATCCTCCCCGGACTCCTGCAGAAATGTCAGGTGCTGCACCAGTGCGGCGACTACTCCCTCGACCGGATGCGGCAGGTCGCGGCGGCCCTCCCGGAACACCTGCGCAGCAGGTACCGGGTCGTCGACTACGTCCACGGCGAGCTGCCCGACGTCCTGAGCGCCGCGGACATCGTCGTCGCGCGCAGCGGCGCCGGCACCGTCGCCGAACTCACCGCCCTGGGGAAGGCATGCGTCTTCATCCCGCTCATCCCCACCGGTGGCGACGAACAGCGGCGGACCGCACGGCACCTGGCCGAGGCCGGTGCCGCCCGCATGCTCGCCGGCCCCGACGCTTCCGCCAACCGCCTCTACGAGGAGATCATGGTGCTGCTCGACCACCCGCAACGACGCCAGGAGCTGGCCAACGCCGCCCGTCAACACGGCCGGCCGCATGCGGCCACGGCCGTGGCCAGCGCGATCATCGACGCCGCTGGGCGGTACCGGTCATGA